The nucleotide sequence GCGGGCGATGAATGCTCGATTGGACCAGCATCAACGAGTGTTTATCTATCCCGAAGCCCATGTTTGGCCGTATTACACCAAGATTCGTCCGTTTCCAGTTGGCGCATTCCATTATCCAGTCGCTGCCGACCTGCCCAGCTACAGCATGACGATTACATATCAAAAAGGCCGACTGTTGAGCCGACCCAAGGAGGTGGTATACTTCGACGGTCCGTTTATGCCGGACAAGTCACTTCCGCGTAAACAACGCCAACAAAAACTCCACGATCAGATTCATGCCCAAATGGTGACCCGCAGTCACCAAAGCAACGTGTCATTTATGACCTACCAGCATCAATCACATTAATTTAAGGGGGATTCATTATGGAAAATCAAACCGTGCCAATTTTTTACGCTGTCGATGACAATTATGCACCTTATCTGGCAGTTTCACTGGCTTCACTGGTCGCGCATACATCACCGGACAGGCATTACCAGGTGATTGTGTTGTGTGATGATCTCAATACCGACAATCAAGGGCGGCTTAAAGCCTTTGAAACGGACAACCTCAAAATTCAGTTTGTTTCAATTAATGACCGCTTGAAGCAAGAAATTACTGATAAGAATAACAAACTACGCAGTGACTACTTTACCTTTACAATTTATTTCCGGCTGTTTATTGCTGAATTGTTCCCCAAATTGGATAAGGCGCTCTACCTGGATGCGGACACGGTGGTTTTAAAGGACGTGGGTGAATTATTTGATACCCAGCTGGGGGATAACCTGGTTGGCGCAGTGCCGGATCACTTCGTCGGCCAAACTCCGGAAACGATTGACTATGTTGAACAAGCCGTTGGGATTGATTCACAGAAATACGTTTGTTCCGGCGTGTTGTTGATGAACCTGGCTGAAATGCGCCGTTTAAAATTCGCTGAACACTTTTTGCAGCTCTTGAACAAGTACCATTTCAAGTGTTTGGCCCCGGATCAGGACTACATGAATGCCATCGCGAGAAATCGAATTTATTATTTGAACCCGTCATGGCACATCCAAATCACCACGCCACAGGATGTTGACCCCTGGCTGATTCACTATAACTTATTTGCCAAGCCGTGGCGCTATGATGATGCCCCTCGACAAAGCTATTTTTGGACCTATGCCAAACAAACCGATTACGAGACCATGTTAAAACAGCAGCTCGCAGATATGAATCCTAAAGAAGTTGCCCGTGATCAGAAGAATCAGTCCGATTTGATTCCATTAGCCGTTGATATTATTAAGACCCCAACGACATTTTACGCCATGGCCAAGCAAGGAGTAAAAATTGCCCTATAACTTTTACTCCTTGGTTGGCGAGCGTGACAAAGTGATTCAAAACATTGCTGAAAACGTCCGTCAGGGAAAATTTAATCAAAAAGTCGAACTACATGATCCAGTACTGACACTTACCGAGCAGCATGAGGTGTTGGACCACTTCTTGAAGCTTCACCAAACTAAACGTTATCATTGGCGGGCAGCCGAAGTCCGGTCGGTCATGAATATGGCTGCGAGGATGATGAATCCCAATTTAAAAGTTGAGGGGACTGACAATTTAAAGGCATTGGAATGGCCGGCAATCATTACCTGTAACCACTTTTTTAGCCCGATTGACAACCTGCTGGTTCGATCAGCCCTGAATCAACCTGATTTGTCGGTTGTCGTTCAGCTCACCAACCTTAAAATGCCCGGGAAGCTGGGATTTTTTATGACATACGCTGATACGATACCTGTCAGCGACAGCGTCAATTACATGGGCAAGGGGTTTATTGCCCTTTTGCAAAGTAGCTTGGCACGCAAACAGTCAATTCTAATTTATCCGGAACGGGAAATGTGGTTCAACTATCGCAAACCGCGGCCGCTTGAACGGGGAGCGTACTACTACGCCGTTAGATTGAATGTGCCAATCGTGTCCTGCTTTGTTTCGATGGTTGACGCCCCGACCAAATCGGATCCGCATGGCATCAATTATACGGTCCATGTGTTACCGCCAATTTATCCGGATGCGGTCGAAAAGTCGGCCACATCACAGCGGGAAGCTACCGAAAAGATGCGCCAAATTGATTACCAACAAAAAGTTGCTGCCTATGAAAAGGCCTATGATCGTCAATTCACTAAGGATTTTAGTCCAGACGACATTGCTGGTCATTATCAATAACTAAATGGACAACAAAAAGGCATGACCGTGAACAAAATGATCTTTCATTCACAGTCATACCTTTTTTAGGGTCGAATAACGAATTAGTTAGGTAGATTGCAAATTTAATCCGAATTTTTGGACAAATTTGTCAGCATAACCTGATACGGTGTTTGCCAGTCGAGTATTTTAAGCGGTCGCTGGTTAATTTGGAGTAACGTCGTCGTTAAATCTTGAGCACTAATGTGCTCAAAACGAGTCCCTTTAGGATAAAAATAACGTAAATTCCGATTAAAGCGTTCATTACTACCACGTTCAGCTGGAGTATAAGCATGGCAGTAATAGGTCTTAATACCATATTGTGATTCAAGTGATACTAGCCCACTAAACTCAGTGCCACGGTCCACAGTAAAGCTGTGCACCGGATCATTAAAAGTGGTTAGGAACTTAGTTAGTGCTTCATTAACAGTCGCTGTCGTCCGATCTTTTAACCGGTATGCCCAAAGGAACCGTGATTTTCGATCGATTAAAGTTAATAAAACTGCCTTACTATGCCCACGAGGACCAACGACTGTATCTAGTTCAAAATCGCCGATGCGATTACGTTGATTAATCATCATGGGACGCTGTTCAATAAATAACCCCTCAAAAACATTGAAAGAATAGCCCCTAATATCTATAATGTAGATATTGGGGGCTATTTTAATTTATTTTTTTATAAGTGCCCCTAAACTATAGCTATTGATTCAAGATTTCATGGGAGCCAGTTGCAACCAATAACAAAATCAATTCATCATGATCTAGCTGATAAATAACAATCCAGTTGTCATAATTTTTACCATAGTTGCCATATCTGGCAGGGTGAAATTCACGATAGCCACGCCAATTTCCTTTTAATGCATGATCTTTAATCTGTTTCAAAACAAGTACATCTTGTTCAACAATTGCTTCTAAACAAGGCTTCAAGACAGTTATTGGGAAATGTTTTTTGACTAGTTTTTTTAATTCACGTTCAAAAGATTTGGTCTGTTTAATTTGCATCTAACTTATCGATCCAATCTTCAAAGTCAGTCAATGAACCCATGTTTTTGACCTGCCCTGTTTCTGCTTCTTTTTTAGCGGCTAAGGCTTCCGGAGAATCTAAAAAGCTGACTAATCGAACTTCATTATTGGCCGCTTTAACTAACGATAAGCGTATATACTCAGAAACGGTTAGCCCTTGTTTTGCTAGATTAGCTTTAGCCCGTTCACTAATGTCAGGTGTTACACGAGTTGAAATTGTCTTGTTTTTAATAATAGTATTACTCATTCTAATCCGCCTCCTTTAAGTTTACCATCGTACTACATTATAATATTCGATTTTTAGGTTTTCTGCAACTAAATTAATTTTAAAGTAAAGGAACTAACAGCTTATGCAACAAATTGTCCTACCCATCAAAGATTCAAACGTTCTTAAAGAGGTTCAAGATACGTTACTCAATAACTTTAAAGCTGGCCGACGTAACTATACGATTTTTCAAGTTGGTAAAGCGACGCTACTGCGAGTGAGTGACGTTATGGGCTTAAAACAGGCCGATATTTTTAATCCGGACGGTTATATTAAACAAGATGCGTTCATTCACGACCGAAAAACAGGCAAGCCTAATACCTTGTACCTTAAACCAGTTCAAACAGAGCTTTTATTGTATCGTCAATGGCTGCTTGATCATAAACTAGAATCTGAATGGCTCTTTCCGTCCATTCAACACCCAGAACGGCATATTACGGAAAAACAGTTCTATAAAATCATGAGCAAAGTCGGCGATCTTTTAAGCATTAATTACCTTGGTACCCACACTATGCGCAAAACTGGGGCTTATCGCGTTTATACGCAATCCAATTACAATATTGGCTTAGTCATGCACTTATTAAATCATTCAAGTGAAGCCATGACTTTAGCTTATTTAGGCTTAGACCAAGCCAGTACCGAAACTATGTTAGATCAAATTGATTTTGGTTAGTTTTATTTGGATTTTTAGTTGTTGCCGAAGGCAACTTCTGAGACAGATTTTAAGCACAAAACCTCCACTAATTTTTAGTGGAGTATAAGTGCGCATTAAACTCATTTCATTCCGTTTAACGACGCTAAAAAATAGCTAACTTGATCATTAAACTAAAAGGTTTTTTTTAGTTCAATGTGCATTTACACGTCAACTAACTTTGACGTGTTTCGATATCCCAAAAATTGTATTAGATTTCGCTGCGCTCAAACAAATCTTTTTAATTGCTTTACACCGTTTTTCTTTCTAAACTTAATCACAATCTTTGAATAACTAACTATAAAAAGATGCCTTTAATTTAAACCTGAAATAATTAGCTAATGTTAGGAGTAACTCAGATGGACGAAAAGAAAGTATTAAAGCCCATTGATGAAATGCTTGCTGATCCATGGCAAGTTGATATTCAAGAATTGTTTGAAGCTTCTGTCAATGAACCTGACGAGATTAAAAAGAATTTGTATGATTCCTTATACACTTATATTTTGCAAAAAAGGCAAGAAGATATTATTAGTCGTCCAGGTTTCGTCATTTAGCCCTCTAAGAGCCTGTTGAGGGCTTTTTATTTTTCCTTTGGTATAAATATATAAACAGTCTTAAAACCGCTAGAAACGAGAAATAAGGCCCTTAAAAACGAACATAGCCGCTAAATTCTTGTTAAGATTCAGAAAAACTAACTGTTTGCTGTCAATGGTAGCGGACGAGCGCAGCGTGGGAGCATAAGGAATTGACAGCTCTAAACCAGTCTTAACACTGAATTGGCGAAAGCCAAAGTTTCTATAAAACTTTGCTTTCCTGCCTAACGGCGAGTGAAAAAGCAGTCAAGCTGGCTCAGCTTGGACGGGGTTCGGGGCGTCAGCGCCCGAATTAATGTGGCTTGCCACACCTTTTAAGCAACGAACAGCGTGAGGCGCAAGGAGCTGTGCGACTGGAGTTTAATGCGAGCCGTTTTTTGGCTCACTCCTTTGTGTTTTTTTTGTTTTAGGTTTGTATCTCGTACAGTGGTGCCTCTTATATACCTCTTTTATAAACCTCTTTTAAACCTCTTTTAGACCCCTCTTGCGCCTTACTCTCCCAAGGCTCACAGAAGGTTATCAAGTACCTTTTGTCTGTTTATCAAGTACCTTTTGTCTGTTTATCAAGTACCTTTTGTCTGTTTATCAAGTACCTTTTGTCTGTTTATCAAGTACCTTTATAAGTTCTGTACTTGATAAAAAGGTACTTTTATTTTAATATGTGTTTGAGGTGATAATCATGTCTAATGAGTTAGTTAAGTATGATCCTGAGTTGAATACTATTCCCTTGAGAAAATTTACCCCAATTGAGATGAATTTATTTTTTTCAATTGTTTCCCGCATGCGGGATCAAGGGAATAAAACTGTTCGTTTCTCTTTTGACCAGTTAAAAGAGCTTAGTAACTATAAACCAACCGCAAATAAACGTTTTATTGATGATATTGAAAATACATACCAAAAGATCCTCAGCCTTAGGTTTGGCCGTAGAAGTAAGAGTGGCTTAAATCGTGAATTTTTTGTTATGTTTACTGAATTTGAAATTAAAGGTGAAGCTGAAGAACCTTATGTTGATATTCAGATT is from Pediococcus inopinatus and encodes:
- a CDS encoding glycosyltransferase family 8 protein, whose protein sequence is MENQTVPIFYAVDDNYAPYLAVSLASLVAHTSPDRHYQVIVLCDDLNTDNQGRLKAFETDNLKIQFVSINDRLKQEITDKNNKLRSDYFTFTIYFRLFIAELFPKLDKALYLDADTVVLKDVGELFDTQLGDNLVGAVPDHFVGQTPETIDYVEQAVGIDSQKYVCSGVLLMNLAEMRRLKFAEHFLQLLNKYHFKCLAPDQDYMNAIARNRIYYLNPSWHIQITTPQDVDPWLIHYNLFAKPWRYDDAPRQSYFWTYAKQTDYETMLKQQLADMNPKEVARDQKNQSDLIPLAVDIIKTPTTFYAMAKQGVKIAL
- a CDS encoding lysophospholipid acyltransferase family protein; the protein is MPYNFYSLVGERDKVIQNIAENVRQGKFNQKVELHDPVLTLTEQHEVLDHFLKLHQTKRYHWRAAEVRSVMNMAARMMNPNLKVEGTDNLKALEWPAIITCNHFFSPIDNLLVRSALNQPDLSVVVQLTNLKMPGKLGFFMTYADTIPVSDSVNYMGKGFIALLQSSLARKQSILIYPEREMWFNYRKPRPLERGAYYYAVRLNVPIVSCFVSMVDAPTKSDPHGINYTVHVLPPIYPDAVEKSATSQREATEKMRQIDYQQKVAAYEKAYDRQFTKDFSPDDIAGHYQ
- a CDS encoding type II toxin-antitoxin system YafQ family toxin — its product is MQIKQTKSFERELKKLVKKHFPITVLKPCLEAIVEQDVLVLKQIKDHALKGNWRGYREFHPARYGNYGKNYDNWIVIYQLDHDELILLLVATGSHEILNQ
- a CDS encoding plasmid mobilization protein; protein product: MSNTIIKNKTISTRVTPDISERAKANLAKQGLTVSEYIRLSLVKAANNEVRLVSFLDSPEALAAKKEAETGQVKNMGSLTDFEDWIDKLDAN
- a CDS encoding site-specific integrase, with amino-acid sequence MQQIVLPIKDSNVLKEVQDTLLNNFKAGRRNYTIFQVGKATLLRVSDVMGLKQADIFNPDGYIKQDAFIHDRKTGKPNTLYLKPVQTELLLYRQWLLDHKLESEWLFPSIQHPERHITEKQFYKIMSKVGDLLSINYLGTHTMRKTGAYRVYTQSNYNIGLVMHLLNHSSEAMTLAYLGLDQASTETMLDQIDFG